The Amblyomma americanum isolate KBUSLIRL-KWMA chromosome 5, ASM5285725v1, whole genome shotgun sequence genome window below encodes:
- the LOC144133014 gene encoding peptidoglycan recognition protein 1-like isoform X2 has protein sequence MHGYSGLVFSVLLVGVVLQNATPGLADLWGHQWLPESKIRVLMACSGIRFVPRFAWGARPPRNQEWLKVQPVPRFFVHHTEGPECFNFWTCSERMRHWQNFHMDTRGWYDLGYNFLIGGDGLVYVSRGWDVVGKHTKEHNNEALAAAVIGDFSRHLPTPRALWALKKLLQCGVALGKIRPNYTLHGHRDGNCRKCPGDALYAYIRRWRQFGGRLQKYICEMPLTRAPTYKR, from the exons ATGCATGGCTATAGCGGACTTGTATTCAGCGTTCTTCTCGTCGGAGTTGTGCTGCAGAATGCGACACCAG GGCTCGCAGACTTGTGGGGACATCAGTGGCTACCCGAGTCGAAAATCCGTGTGCTGATGGCCTGTTCCGGCATCCGGTTCGTGCCTCGTTTCGCATGGGGTGCCCGGCCACCCAGGAACCAGGAATGGCTGAAAGTTCAACCCGTGCCACGGTTCTTCGTTCACCACACGGAAGGTCCGGAGTGCTTCAACTTCTGGACGTGCTCGGAGAGGATGCGGCACTGGCAGAACTTTCACATGGACACCAG AGGCTGGTACGACCTTGGCTACAATTTTCTCATTGGGGGTGACGGACTGGTGTACGTGTCCCGAGGCTGGGACGTCGTCGGAAAGCACACTAAAGAACACAACAATGAGGCGCTCGCTGCTGCCGTCATCGGCGACTTCTCGCGACACCTGCCGACCCCAAGGGCACTGTGGGCCTTGAAGAAGCTTCTGCAGTGTGGAGTCGCCCTG GGCAAGATCCGTCCGAACTACACACTGCACGGCCACAGAGACGGCAACTGCAGAAAGTGTCCTGGGGATGCCCTGTACGCCTACATCCGACGCTGGAGACAATTCGGCGGGAGGCTGCAGAAATACATCTGCGAGATGCCCCTTACTCGAGCACCCACGTACAAGCGTTAA
- the LOC144133014 gene encoding peptidoglycan recognition protein 1-like isoform X1: MHGYSGLVFSVLLVGVVLQNATPGLADLWGHQWLPESKIRVLMACSGIRFVPRFAWGARPPRNQEWLKVQPVPRFFVHHTEGPECFNFWTCSERMRHWQNFHMDTRGWYDLGYNFLIGGDGLVYVSRGWDVVGKHTKEHNNEALAAAVIGDFSRHLPTPRALWALKKLLQCGVALVRFSEVFILGKIRPNYTLHGHRDGNCRKCPGDALYAYIRRWRQFGGRLQKYICEMPLTRAPTYKR; encoded by the exons ATGCATGGCTATAGCGGACTTGTATTCAGCGTTCTTCTCGTCGGAGTTGTGCTGCAGAATGCGACACCAG GGCTCGCAGACTTGTGGGGACATCAGTGGCTACCCGAGTCGAAAATCCGTGTGCTGATGGCCTGTTCCGGCATCCGGTTCGTGCCTCGTTTCGCATGGGGTGCCCGGCCACCCAGGAACCAGGAATGGCTGAAAGTTCAACCCGTGCCACGGTTCTTCGTTCACCACACGGAAGGTCCGGAGTGCTTCAACTTCTGGACGTGCTCGGAGAGGATGCGGCACTGGCAGAACTTTCACATGGACACCAG AGGCTGGTACGACCTTGGCTACAATTTTCTCATTGGGGGTGACGGACTGGTGTACGTGTCCCGAGGCTGGGACGTCGTCGGAAAGCACACTAAAGAACACAACAATGAGGCGCTCGCTGCTGCCGTCATCGGCGACTTCTCGCGACACCTGCCGACCCCAAGGGCACTGTGGGCCTTGAAGAAGCTTCTGCAGTGTGGAGTCGCCCTGGTACGATTCAGCGAAGTGTTCATTCTG GGCAAGATCCGTCCGAACTACACACTGCACGGCCACAGAGACGGCAACTGCAGAAAGTGTCCTGGGGATGCCCTGTACGCCTACATCCGACGCTGGAGACAATTCGGCGGGAGGCTGCAGAAATACATCTGCGAGATGCCCCTTACTCGAGCACCCACGTACAAGCGTTAA